The Pseudooceanicola aestuarii genomic sequence CCCCGCCGATGGCGGCGGGCAGGCGGCGCGGCACGGATCCGGTGGTCAGCACCAGCTCGTCATAGGACACCGGCGCGCCGTCGACGGTCAGCCGGCGCGCCACCGGGTCGATGGCCCGCACCGCCGCGCCGGTGCGAAGGGTGATCCCCTTTTCGCCGTAGAACTCCGCCGGGCGCAGGTACAGGCGGTCTTCGGCCATCTCTCCCAGCAGGTATTTCTTGGACAAGGGGGGGCGCTGATAGGGGGGCACCGCCTCGGCGCAGAACAGGGTGATTTCCCCGTCAAAGCCGCCCGCGCGCAGCCGCGCCACGACCGATGCCCCGGCCTGCCCGCCGCCCACCACTGCAACATGTGTCATCGCCCGATGCCTCCCGGTCATTGTTCTGCACCGGGCAGACGCTATATCCATCTGCGTGCCAATGGCAATTCAGCGACAGGAAGAGACATGACAATCAATCAAGGCGACAAGCTGCCCGATGCCACCCTTTTACAGATGACGGCCGACGGCCCCGCCCCGGTCAAGCTGGCCGACAAGGTCGCGGGCCGCAAGGTGGTGATCTTCGGGCTTCCGGGCGCCTATACCGGCACTTGCAGCACAGCGCATGTGCCCAGCTTCATCCGCACCAAAGGCGATTTCGACGCCAAGGGCGTGGACGAGATCATCTGCGTTTCCGTCAACGACCCCTTCGTCATGGGCGCCTGGGCGGACAGCACCGGCGCGGGCGAGGCCGGGTTGACGTTCCTGGGCGATCCGCAGGCCGAATTCACCAAGGCCGCCGGGCTGGACTTTTCTGCTCCGCCCGCCGGGCTGATCGACAGGTCGCGCCGTTTCGCCATGCTGGTGGAGGACGGCACCGTGACCGTCCTGAACATCGAGGAAAACCCCGGCATCTGCGAGGTTTCCGCGGGTGAGGGGTTGCTGGCCTCGATGTAGGCACAGGCCTCCATGCAGGATTTGGAAACGGGCCGGAGGCGCAGTCCTTCGGCCCAAGGCCCTTCGCCATCCGCAAACGAAAACCGGGACGCCCAAGGCATCCCGGTTTTTGCGTGTTGTGGACGCGTCTACCCCTTGCATCCCTACCGGGTGGATTCTGTGTCCGAACCTCTCCCCTGTCAAAACGATACCTGTATACGGGTGAGCCGGTCAATCAATTTCATGATACGAAAGTCTGACACCTTACCTTGCGGCAGCCTGGCGGGTGGTCAGCTCCTCGGCATAGGCGATCAGCCAGTCCTCCTGGGCGGAGTTCTCCACCGCTTCGGGAAAATCCTGCCGCAGGCGCGCGATGGCGGCAAGAGCAGGCAGCCCGGCCTCGATCAGGATCATCGCGGTCAGAACGCCGCTGCGCCCGGCGCCGTATTGGCAGGCGCAGGCGAAGGTGCCGCCCTGAGCCAACAGGCTGTGCAGCGCCGGTGACAGATCCCGCCAGCGCGTCATGAACGCCGTCCCCGGAGTGGAGAAATCGGGGATCGACAAGAATTCCAGTGCGACCCCGCGCGATTGGGCGACCCATTGCACATCGGCAAAGGCGCCGGCGGGCAATTCATCTTCTTCCGCCAGGATCACCATCCGCGCAACGCCGCGTTCCGCCAGCGCCGCCATAGTTTCGCCCAATTGCTCTGGGCTGATATAGGCGCTGCCCTCAACACCAATCTCAAGCCCCGGAAATCCGGAC encodes the following:
- a CDS encoding protein-tyrosine phosphatase family protein is translated as MSGFPGLEIGVEGSAYISPEQLGETMAALAERGVARMVILAEEDELPAGAFADVQWVAQSRGVALEFLSIPDFSTPGTAFMTRWRDLSPALHSLLAQGGTFACACQYGAGRSGVLTAMILIEAGLPALAAIARLRQDFPEAVENSAQEDWLIAYAEELTTRQAAAR
- a CDS encoding peroxiredoxin, whose product is MTINQGDKLPDATLLQMTADGPAPVKLADKVAGRKVVIFGLPGAYTGTCSTAHVPSFIRTKGDFDAKGVDEIICVSVNDPFVMGAWADSTGAGEAGLTFLGDPQAEFTKAAGLDFSAPPAGLIDRSRRFAMLVEDGTVTVLNIEENPGICEVSAGEGLLASM